The stretch of DNA CCTCCAAAGCTATCAAAGTGTTCAGTTACAGCTTCCTGGTATTTTGACGTGTTTTGTTCTGAACCCACCTCACCAACAAAAGCGGCATATATGCCTGCTGTAAATGCAAACAGCATGAACGATATAATGACTGCAAATCGCAATAGATCTCCAACAATGACTCTTCGGATCAGTTCTGTGAAAAAGCTAAAAAGAAGGAAAGCACGCAGGAAAAATACAGAAAACCACCAACCAGCAATTACGGCTACTATTAAAGCAATATTATTATGTGTGTCTTTTGTTCTTGTCATGAAGAAGTCAATGAACAAACAAACGgaaaatacaattagaaataatAAATATCCTAAGTTGTGGAAAATATAGCGAAGCGCATTCGGTCGTCTAGCTTTCGCAATCAGTAGCAACAGGATCATTAAGGAGTATACTGCACCACCAAGTATAAGACTTATCCAGGATACAATATTTGCAAATTTTCTAGATGATTCATGAATATGAATGTCAAGTTTTGTTGTGTTAGATGAACTTTGAAGAGCATATAAATCAGACCTAATGACTAGCTCTACAGTTATAAACACGGTAATTACCAAATGAAGAAATCcccatataaaataaatatacttcAATTTATTCCATTTTTCCAGTATGATATTTTTTACTGGTATGGTTTCAATTATTCTGAAGGCAGCTTGGCTATGGTAGTCATATCCAAACATCATTTCTAAAATTGATTCTGTCTTTGGATAATTAAACTGACTATATTTAACAGGGTTGCAATCCGTATTTGTTTCGACACTTTTATGAGAAATACCAACCACATTGTGAGAAACCTTTTTTTTCTTTCCGTCACTTTCGTCCGCATTTGTAATACTGGCTATGTGATGATTGGCAACTGTGTCAATTTCGGTGATGTCGTATAATTTTACGTCAAACAGTCCGTCATGTGAACTATCAAATGAGTAGACATTTTTTAGATTGATTATGAATTGGAAAATTTCAACAACTCCTAATTTAGCTGATAATTGTAATGGAGTAAGACAGTCTTGGTTTTCCAAACTCCACACAAACAaatctctttttaaaaatatgtcgGTATCCTGGTCCTGGTGAGGTTCATGGTTTTGGTTTTGCTTCCTCATCTTCTTGTTGAGATACGTAAacatttttatcacgttatcGGCTTTGTTTGGATAAACAGCAGAATATTTCACAAGAGAATGGAAAACAGTATCGCCGCAACCGTTTTGTCTGTGCATTTTTGCTCCATTTTCCAATAAGAGATCCACGATACTTTCCTTAAAGGTTAAAGCCGCCACATGTAATGGTAGTTCTCCCATCATTACCGTATTAGTAAATATTCTACCAGTTGCACGTTTCTTAGTAATACTCTTAATACTTTTTGATTTCGAAAACGAAAGCAAACATTTTGTGATTAAAAATGCACCCTTTGTTATAGCAATGTGAAGTGGTGTTTGTCCTTTATAGTGCTTATCCCTTGACACGGTCAATAATTCTGGGCAAATTTGAAGTATTTTGTCAATAACCACTTCATTGGAATCATCCATGTACTTTACCGCTATATGCAATAAAGTCTCACCTTTGTCTTCGCCTTCCCGATATTGCTTCACGCGCTTGACAAAAAGTTTTTTTCCTTTCGTCGTAGAGATTGATTTTTCTACCAGAGAGAGGAGGTACTGTACTTTTTCTTTTGAGTTAGCCTTTATCTTAGACACCagccttttaaaaaaatcttcaggATTTTCCTCCAGTAGTATAGTAAGGTCTTCTTTCTTTATTGTTTCACCTAATAACatgaaaaatcaaatcaaattagtccttacaaattttatttgctttttttaatGTAAGAGTTTGGTTTGTTGACCTGAATAATATTTATGGGAtatatgataatgatgatgatgctattataattattattctaaaaaaaacagcTGATGCATGGTGATCGTCTGAATTGAGAGAAAACTTGAATTGTCTTAAGTGTAGCTAAAGCTGATCGAGTTTATATATCCAATATGTAAATTAATGATCAATAGATATTCGACAGGAACATATATAATCATGTAAATATGGTGGCTAGCAGTAAAATCATTGTCGATTTTCAAAAGGTTATAGtgctataaaaagtaaaataacaaaaataccgaacttcttggataattcaaaatgaaaagtccgTAATCAGATAGCAAAATCAATAgccaaaacacatcaaataaatttcatatcactgatttggttcaggcattttctttagtagaaaatggtggattaagcctggttttaaagctagttaaacctctcacttgtataaaattccattatcttgacaaagatgtgtgaaaaaatcaaacagactaggtaaaaataggggtacagcagtcaactgTGTgttattataatcttaatcactataaaaacaaacggatatataaacaaacattaaccaTGTCACACAAACACAATGACGGGTGTTTTAAGTACTGATCCACGTCACATacaagaaagaaacacaaaaaggcaaacatataaagcacattagcaaatacgaaagacaagaatacaggtattttcatagaacaataacacaataacataatgacgggatgtacaagtacagagtcacgtcatatgGAACCAaggttttatgaaaaaataataataagttatgaaatatatttattctatATTATATTCCAACTTTTCGTGCGTCGACAACAGCCAAAAGCTGATAACTACTTCATGTTTATGAAATGCAAATGACGTGATTAACTgctttaaatgaaatgaaacagaGATTTTTCAGCACTGATTATTGTTTGGAGAcaatgttgtaaatattttttgcatgcttttgTCAAATTTGCATTGAAAGACGTCATTCACCATAATGCATTATTACACATTGAAATTTGATTATGGTTATTTATCAATCATTCGAATAATATGCAAATcaagaatacaaatatttgaatctCTGCTACAAGGAATTTAAGAGCAGTTAAATGGATTTTAGAAAATGACAAATGTTCGAATTCAATCCAGTTGAAATTAGCCCTACGTGCACCCAAATATCATTAAAAAGTTTTGCAATTTAGAAAGCAGATTTGAGTCTTATCTGCTTTCCATTgcaatacaattaattaataattacctaaaattattttcttcaaTGCGCTTACCTTTTTCATCCCATTCGTCCATTTCTTTTGTTATCTCCTACGGttagttaaaaaaacaataaagttgTATCATAAGTctgaatatttttacttttactatCAACAGTATATGATGTGTTTTTGAATGTCAATATGTCCATTTGTACTTATAATTTGATGTACACACTATGACTTCTTTTGCAGATTTGAAATATGTGAGTCGTGTATTATGATTTCAATGCATTTTGCACTgtgctttaaattttaaatatcgaTATCAAGAATTTATTCTCATAAaggtaatttttcaaaaaaaaaaatttcgcgaTAACGTTCCTAGTTAAAACCCTTTTCAATATGTGATTTAATCATATAATCATTAAAGGTTGGCTATTATAACAAACATGCTAAAATCGATCTAGCTCCAACatgattacatgttttttttttaatctccaATTGAAGAAACGCTTGCGATCTAAGAGATTACAGACAACTGTCATTTTGTTATTCGCATTTTAATAGTTAAACCTTAGTCAGCAACTTAAACATACGTACTATAGCATACATTTTAGAAATTAATTGTTTGTCCTTTACAATTTTCAAGGTCTtgattcttttacttttatttttgtataactaTTTCTATCACATAACTTACAACAACTAAGGAAGATTTATCAGCAGAAAACTGACAATACTGTTCCCATCAAATAACACTGCAAATATCAACGTAAGAATTACTACAGAAAGAGTTGCAACAGACTCATAGAGAAGTAGACACAATATCCTGACCTACTTCTGTAATATCTGCTTTACCTATAACAGCCCTAATAACAACACAGGGACTACATTATGTTATAATGATATTCAACTACACATGTAATCCCTCACAGAAAAAATACTTTAACAGATCTAGACGTGACAACTAATGCAACAGCCAGATGAATCCCAGCTTGGGAAAATACAATTATTCTATGAATATCAGATGACAACGGAACGTAACACAACAGCAATCATGTCTATTTCAAAAGATGACACAacaaatttgtttacaaaaatcaGTTACAAAATTCAATTACAACAGAAATTGCGACTGAATTGACGACAACTGGTAAAATGAAATCAGATCTGCATAGACAAACAGATAACTCGTCCATAACAACTACAATTATtccaattaaaatagaaaaagtcGTAAGTGTTTAATCAACTTTTATTTACATCAAACAACATGTATATTGCTTAAGAAAATTAACTCTTAAATACTTAAAAAAGACTTGACCACTGTAATATCAAGGGTTTACTGGGGGTATAGACGTATCATCTCATTATGTTTGTCCCTCCGGCCAGTTTTCTGTTACTGAAGTAGTGTTGACATGGTGGTCTGCTTGAATATGCTGTCAGTCCAGTTGAATCGGAGTCTTTAATTTCGACGTGCAATACAAGATGAAATCGTTGCTAAACTAATATTGAGCACAGCTCAACTCAATTTCTTTTCAATTGAACGAAAGATAATCGAGATGGTAATAAATAATCTCAGTTGCATGTgtaataaagtatatatatattagcaAAGGATAAGAGAAACTACCAAACATAATGGACAGTAAAACAGACCATCTACATAGAACAACAAACACCCAACTCCTCTTTTTAAAAAGTAACAGTGTTAGCTGTGGATCTGGTTATTTGTACACGTTCACAAAGACGGTTTACGACAAATCAAAACGCATAGGTCTGTATACCAGCGATCCTGTTTATTATAACAATATGCATCATACTCAACTCAAACAGTAGTTCCTTGTAAACGAAGAACACATTCCAAATGCCAGGATATACTTCTTCATTCCAGAGAAGTAATACATGGCGAAAAACAATCTTACAAATGATAGACGACTTGAAATATATGGTTATTTGCAAACTTTAAAGGAGGATACAAATTCAGAAAAGACGATACTTTTATGATTTAATCAAAAGTTTCAAATCTGAATTTTACTTTCTAATACGAGTACTCTGCTTTTGAACAGATGGTTAATTACACCTTACGTTCATACTTTTTTTGGAAACATAGATTTGATAAAACTCGCATTTAAATTATAACACATTTACGTAAAGTATACATGATATAGCTATTTTCTAGGTTGATGCAGTATTTACCCGTGTGCATTTTGTCCTTATCTCAATCAATTATTTGTAGACATTGTATTATTAAAAAGGTTGAAATACCATTGTTTAGTCATTAACATGAACTTTTGTTTCGAAAAATAATGGGCATTAAACTaggtgttttgaaaaaaaaaactcattaacACTTTCGATAATTTAACTGAATTTTGTCTCAGAATGACCTTATATCTGCTCTGAATTAATCTTCTGACGGCAAACAACACACACGTTTAATTGTGGTGtcaattttttgatgaaatgtgATGTTAAAGTTTATGCAAACCTGTCTTAATTTACGAAATGGCGGAAAactttgcatacaagtgtaaatacgtctattatTCCCGTATCTTGTCTACTGGCAGAGTTCTGTACCTTAATGTTTTAATAAAGGCATTCGTTTATATTGGTAATAAATTAtgtgttccatatttgttttcaatcttttttgtacataaattaggccgttaggtttttgtttgaattgttttacatttgtcattttagggccttacattcttctttttttttcatatttataatgCAATACCTCCTTATTActcttttattaaaacaaaacggaAGTGATAGACAAgaataaaatttacatttaagATTAATACAAATCATTATTTAAAGTCTGTGTGGAAAACACCACTGAGTCCTCAACAAGTATATGAAAGCCAAATCACCttaaatgtatgtatttattttcatatgtagCCTAGGTTGTCCAGTGGTCTAGGGCGCTGGACACGGTACAGTTGATGTTGCCATGATGTTACAGACACAAGGGTTCGAATGTCGTTGATAGAAGAACATAAAGTTGCTAACACAAACTtaaagatctaacattgttgcGTTAAATTAGAAACGAATTATTATATAAGATGGTGTTATCTCGGTATCGTGTTATAAAAATGTTTGTCATAAAGTTGTCACATGAATAgacgtaaaaaaaaatcttatgtgGCTGCATGGTAAATAACATAATCATCCTTTACAACAGAAAAACATAGCTGATCTGAAAGGTACGCAATCTACTTGAAACTAAACTGCATGTACTGTGTTACACACAATTCTAGATAAAGCAGACTCAgggattttttaaaaaatttatgtgaaagaacaaaaaataaaaaataaatcgtGAATTAGCCTTAAACACAGAAGAGGATTAAAATTTAGACACACGTCGTTCCATACCATTGCTGTTCAGTTGATGGGAAGAAAAACAAGTTTCGTTTCGTTAATGTTCTGAAATGTCAACATAAGAAGGAGGGGATATACAATGAAAATGAAGCTAAATTGGGATAAATAAATTTCGCTTTCTGCAacattatatttcatttgaatttgcATTCTAATTTCTTAATTACTAAGACTATATGTTATTACTGCCCGTGATACTCACACTTTCCCTGATTATAGAATAACTGGTCTGATTAACAAAATAACCCATAAATATTAGAACTTGTACCTAGTCCTATAATTTACATTGGAAAATAAAGTTTGATAGATATATTCCTACTCGTACTCTGTTGCCAATATATCACTAATATTGATTCATAACGTGTAAATCTTTACAAACTCATAAAAAGGGTAGCAGGTCGCATTTATAACATGACGCTACCTACATTACACAATTTATACATATTGATCAATAACTTCCCTAATCAATTGCGAAAAGTCGGAAATTTTTAAGTCTCTGTCTGTCTGTAAGATAAAATGGAAAGACATTAGAGGTATGAATCTAATACACTACACTTGGCTTGAAAGTTACACATTCAGTGTACTATATTTCAATAGAAATGACACAAGTAAATTCACGAAGGGTCAATATTAACCCTATCCTTCCGTATTTTTTAACTTAATTCAAACGAAAACACATAAAGTACATAATCAACAAGTCCTGAGGCGGAATGTTCTAGTTTGAGCCATTTCAGAATAGATGagaaagtcaagatatgaaaaaatatacattttgatgaTGTCAGTTTAGAATGCTTAAGGTATATCAAAttgctgggttttttttaaattacacagTATGATTCATATTTTTACTTAAATAGaaaaaaggagatgtgatataattttaTCCACGTATGGATTtctgttcaaatttaaaaataaattatatctaaAAAGAATTCTTGAAGTATAGAATGGTGAATACTAGTTTAAAGTTATGCACTTTATTTTGTGTTACGTTAATGTcagttttgtcaatattttagtaaaatttgatGTTGACGATAGAGTGTTGATGGTCTAAATGTCAATTATATTCACTTATTTTCTAGCCGCCGAGCGATAAAAAGATTTGCATATTTATGAA from Mytilus galloprovincialis chromosome 2, xbMytGall1.hap1.1, whole genome shotgun sequence encodes:
- the LOC143063933 gene encoding transient receptor potential cation channel subfamily V member 5-like; the protein is MDEWDEKGETIKKEDLTILLEENPEDFFKRLVSKIKANSKEKVQYLLSLVEKSISTTKGKKLFVKRVKQYREGEDKGETLLHIAVKYMDDSNEVVIDKILQICPELLTVSRDKHYKGQTPLHIAITKGAFLITKCLLSFSKSKSIKSITKKRATGRIFTNTVMMGELPLHVAALTFKESIVDLLLENGAKMHRQNGCGDTVFHSLVKYSAVYPNKADNVIKMFTYLNKKMRKQNQNHEPHQDQDTDIFLKRDLFVWSLENQDCLTPLQLSAKLGVVEIFQFIINLKNVYSFDSSHDGLFDVKLYDITEIDTVANHHIASITNADESDGKKKKVSHNVVGISHKSVETNTDCNPVKYSQFNYPKTESILEMMFGYDYHSQAAFRIIETIPVKNIILEKWNKLKYIYFIWGFLHLVITVFITVELVIRSDLYALQSSSNTTKLDIHIHESSRKFANIVSWISLILGGAVYSLMILLLLIAKARRPNALRYIFHNLGYLLFLIVFSVCLFIDFFMTRTKDTHNNIALIVAVIAGWWFSVFFLRAFLLFSFFTELIRRVIVGDLLRFAVIISFMLFAFTAGIYAAFVGEVGSEQNTSKYQEAVTEHFDSFGGAMLTMFKLMLGLDDFGVLNEARIPGLAITLYIVFALLTYVLLMNSLIAMMSQTCAVVLENRYPQWRLQQLSVGLFLEDLFCLSCIRHVFGSTGIEKEIRGFDPVTQEVKEYNRYFLQIHSLQTTYATEEDREAMKNMVKEKDQIKTEALRSDKEIFKYISKFKEWYECILTNRGNQISNESQFSINDDKDGEVQRENSIKKSKRLSRVSEEKATLQQSSTNKSFRTDLSKSEKQHHNNRRGNLSENMHERGTRKGVSVASASSESVLLNGPLTPVDHILDIHPYPDDCPE